AAagtcatacaaaaataaaaacaagcaaagaaaagaaacaaaaaagaatcttaaGTGGCATCACACTAGCAGTCTAAACTCTACTAAACACAAAAAATTTTGCTTGGTTTACCAAAGCCATAGACATTTTATAAAGTATTCAAGCTATAACCcataaaaataggggaaaaattTTAGGTGGGAACATAAAACTAAAATCATTTCATTCTCCAGCAAAGGAAGTTTCCAAAATGTCACGTCCACAAGAAAAGTGATGTCTGGCAAGACTGTTGAGGCTGACTCATCCACCAGCTCGCTTTCAGGCCGGCTCTGCCTCAGGTTTGCTTCATCGGCGCTGGGATATTAGCAGACGCCTGCTCGAGGTAGGCCAAGGAGCCCTGAGGGATGTCGGCTGGCTTTTTGTGCTGCACGTTGATGTCCTCCAGCACCTGCTGCCAATGCCtcaattttgtcaagtgcttctGGACCAAAGTATCTTTCCGCTGTAGTTCATTCCTTAGTTCCGAGACATCCTACAGACGAAAGTGATGATGTCAGGGCAAACTCATGAGAAATGAATACAGTCCCTGATTAGTTAAGAGCACTAAGAAGTAAATTCAAAACAAAGAGAATCAATTAAACCATAGTAAGTGCATTACTCTGCTTGGCTCCACTATTTGAATAACCTAAAACAACTCTTCCGATGGAAGATGCCTGCCTAacactgagttttatttttaatacattttcacttaataattAACACCTAAGTTACAATATTCCAAAGTACCAAAGGGCAGCCAAAAAGAAATCCGTCTCTTTCCCATTCTGGTCCCCAGGTACCAAGTATCGCTGTTCAAAGGCTACTGGTGAGAGTAAAACACTGAGAATCTGACATACACGTTAATAACTGTTCAAAAGAATCCAAACCACTGTTCTATCATTTCCGATTATCAAgtgttaaattttcattttcaagagcTTTTTTCAATGAATACCagcattttaattctttattaagACCTGGCCTTGAACACACCTAtgcagtcatgcgtcacttaacaatggAGATACGTTCTAAGAAATGAGTCATTAGACGACTTTGTCATTTTGTTAACACCCGAGTGCACTTACGCAAACCAAATggtacagcctaccacacacctaagctatatggtactaacgttatggaaccaccatcgtatatgcagtccattgttgaccaaaacgtcactatgcagtgcatgactgtatcaCTACTCAAGTATTCAAATTAAGAAATGATCTGACACCATGAATTGTAAAATCATCTTCTTACCATTCACCTTCTCAACAGTTGGTACcaatgaataaaaagaatgttTCTGATTAATTGGTCACCTTATGAGAGTAGTTACTTCAAAAACTGCCAAAGCTTGATCATTTCAATGTTGTGTTTCTCAGTGGGGGCACCCTGGCCTTCGGGGCAGAATGATGATTCCCTCTTCCACACTGCAGGGGACAGCACAGGCCCACACACTAAATGCCATTCAGTCTTCCCAGTCACCATGGCAGCCTAACACACTTCCAAATGCCCGGCTTCAAACAACTGAGATAAACGAAATCCTGAGTCTCAAGGAGCCTGGGACAGGACATTTACAGGCACACCTCAGAGAtatgtgggttcagttccagaccactgcaataaagcaagtcacaagaattttttggtttcccagtgtatATGAAAGTTacgtttacactatactgtagtctattaagagTACaaagcattatgtctaaaaaaacaaggtacataccttaattaaaaaatactttattgctgaaaaatactaaccatcatctgagccttcagcaagtcataatcgttttgctggtggagggtcttgtaaaaaacgcagttatctgcaaagtgcaataaagtggggtgcaataaaacgaggtatgcctgtactttTAATTCCATGAATAAAATCTGACAGAGCCCTTCCTGTGCAAAAGGCACTGGCTATGGCAACCAGGGACACACAGGTCACAGTTCCTGTCCAAAATGAGCTTGTCATCTACATTAGTGGCTTTTCAACCTTTTTCAAGCAGCAGAaccttttctttcagaaaaatattccatggaAGGCAGTGTAAGAAACTGCTATTTGAGAGCCTGCTTTCCACCTCCATCCCTGGCTCCACTACCTGTCCAGGTTGTCATGAACACTGACAGTGAGCAACATTTTTCATTCAAGCTATAAAGCCCCACTGTAATTCATGGGCAAAGGGGGTGTCTTATTTAAAGTACAAATGGAATCCTGACAACGTGTGCTCTTCCTAAAAGTTAGCAGAAAAGTGAGTTCGTACCTCTTTGATAACTTGCTCTGGTTTCTGGACAGATAACTGCAATCTtttttgtaggaaaaaacatTCTGTCTGTCTCGCAATATCCAGAAATTTCTGAATACACTGATCAACaccttaaaaaatcaaaatattaaattaagaaGAACACTAGACACATTTATCTCCATAATAAATGAAGAGTCAGAATATCAAACCAGAACCTTCTCAAAGATGTAATCTGGGATTTTAATCCTGGCCACAGCAATTATGACCCCCAAATCCCCAGATGTTAGCCAATATTAAATAGTAGATAATTCGTGTTTTTGTCAGGTGAATAAGACATCTTAATACAAAGCCATGACTTCTTCTGAAGAAAGACAATCCAGAGATCTAGCAATCAGTATCATGATTTCCAGTTAAAACGAGACATTTAAAATATGGTAGAAAGAAGGAGAGGTACTGGTCACCTCGGAGACAGAACCTGGGTGACGATGGGGAAGCACAGGGACTTTCTTTGtaacatctatttaaaaaataataaaaacttacttttttaaaaaagcagtacACATACTGGTCTCCTTTGCCCTAGTATCAATATGAAAAGCTCATTACAAGTGGTTCATTATGAGTGACATAAATGTCAATTACTAAACTGAACAAAGAACCAGCAGTACATCGAGATTATTTACATAAATCTTATTCGTCAAAAAAGCTCTCTTAGGATACAAGCAGGAGTGAAACACATCGAGTGTAAAATTAGCAATCAGGAATCTTGCTGAAGGCAAGAACACTGTCCACAAAGAGGGACTTCTTACCAGTTCGAATTTCTTCCTGATCCGTGCCATTGACATAATCCTGACTCACGAGCGAAGCAAAGCAAGCCTGTGTCATGAAAACatgtcacaaaaggaaaaaagtcagtcATGCATCGAAAATCTTACTTCAGAGTAAGAAGTAAGTTCTCTTGAAGTCATTCAATGAGTTGATAGCATGTAGGTTTGCCCACAAGATGACATCATGCCAATGAAGAAACTTCGCACCCTGAGGCCATCAGgcacacagagggaaggcaggCAAATGAGGCAGCTGGGACTTGCCAGCACCCCTATCTGGTCTGTCACTCTTTTCCCCACTATTCATTCCACACCAGGACCTGGATCCCTAATCTAGCCCcagccacagcccctccctctgaAGCTTACAAGACTTGTACCATCACCCATTCAGGACTCAGGTCACTCGTCACCTTCTTGGAGAGGCCACCCAACTACCCTTTTGAAATGACGCCCCTCCTGCTCACACTCTATCCCCAAGCCCAGCTTTATTGTTTTTCACATGGTTAACTGCCATCATTCCATTCTTTTAGACCATTATTAGCTGTCCCTACTAGCAGGTGGGcattttgtctgtcttgttcactagACTCCTAGGGTGAGAATGCTGCTAGGCACAAagtgggtgttcaataaatacaataaataaatcatggacTGGATGGCCTAAGTGAAGGACATGGCTGGTGTCACATGGACAAACTAATCCTAAAGTGGGAGTGCTCTCTAAAGGGGCACCAATCCAGACACACACGTTAATTAGCCAAGGAGTTCTGTGCACTGGCAACTCACAGGAAATGCACAAAGAAGGCCTACTGCAGAGCAGTGGGGCCAGAAAGAGAAGGGGCCGGGGGAGAGGGGAGCATGCGCAGGGGTCAAAAAGAAAGCCTCAAACCTCCAGAAAGCAGATCCCTGCCAGCAGGAAGCCAACTACACTTGGTGTGAGGCAGGCAGACCTGGGTCCAAATGGAGGCCATCAACTAGATGCAGGGCCCTTCTCCCACCTGCGGTTGCCCCATTTGGTTTACAGAGAAAATCACAGGATTCCCCGTGGGGAATCCCCACAACAGctcaacaaattagaaaaacacaGACTGCCCATTCTGCGTATAAGTCTGAAAGGTGACTCCTGTTGGATTTGGGTTACAGGTAGGGTGTATCCGCTTTGTGAAACCTGTGACTACTAGAAAACACTCCATCCACGGGGCCAACTAGTCACAAACTGGTCAATAAAGAGGGGCTGCTCCTCCAGAGCCAGCAGGGCCACCAGACAGGGTGGGAGGAAACCTGATCTCAGGAATTTTAGTTCcctcttttcccttttaaaaaaagaaaattaaacagaccAGCCTTTATAGACAGATGGACAGTTGTATGGAGAAGAAAATGCATGGTGGTCTATAAAAAGAATATGCTTTTTAGAAGTATGCATACGATAGAGCCTTTACCTGGACAGTCAGGAGGTCCACGGGCTAGTCCCCATTTCCAAAAACTGAGGGTttgtctttgggcaagttatttccctctctgagcctcagtttctccatctgtaaaaggaggagaTGGTCTCCAAGGTTCCCTCCCATAACAAGAGCGCCTGACCTCAATAAACTCATTCCAACGaagaacatttactgagcaactaGAACA
This genomic window from Equus przewalskii isolate Varuska chromosome 3, EquPr2, whole genome shotgun sequence contains:
- the MED28 gene encoding mediator of RNA polymerase II transcription subunit 28, whose amino-acid sequence is MAAPLGGMFSGQAAGPPPPPPGLPGQASLLQAAPGAPRISNSTLVDELESSFEACFASLVSQDYVNGTDQEEIRTGVDQCIQKFLDIARQTECFFLQKRLQLSVQKPEQVIKEDVSELRNELQRKDTLVQKHLTKLRHWQQVLEDINVQHKKPADIPQGSLAYLEQASANIPAPMKQT